A section of the Corynebacterium auris genome encodes:
- a CDS encoding branched-chain amino acid transporter permease: MGLPDGVSLAAVAAVLIPVGLVTLALRALPFPFLRLFKGSPLTEFLGAYMPVGVMTVLVVYTLLDAQVLPGGIAAALIAVAFTLAVHAWRRSAALSVFTGTLFYMALVNLVF; this comes from the coding sequence ATGGGTCTGCCTGATGGGGTCTCTTTGGCCGCGGTCGCGGCTGTGCTCATCCCCGTCGGCCTGGTCACGCTCGCCCTGCGTGCGCTCCCCTTCCCCTTCCTGCGCCTGTTCAAGGGCAGCCCGCTGACCGAGTTCCTCGGCGCGTACATGCCCGTCGGGGTGATGACGGTGCTCGTCGTCTACACGCTTCTCGACGCCCAAGTCCTGCCCGGGGGCATCGCCGCCGCCCTCATCGCGGTGGCCTTCACGTTGGCGGTGCACGCCTGGCGGCGCTCGGCCGCCCTATCCGTGTTCACCGGGACGCTGTTCTATATGGCGCTGGTGAACCTCGTGTTTTAG
- a CDS encoding bile acid:sodium symporter family protein — protein sequence MPVPSFLKDLLVQGILVAIVLAVLLPARGTFAEVFDIATKVAIALLFFLYGARLSTREALRGLTHWKLHLVILGFTFLVYPLIGLALRPTTAFISDQLYQGILYAMLVPSTVQSSVALTGIARGNVSGAVVAASLSSMVGVLVTPLLVMLLMGAGEGIHVDATVFLNIGLQLLLPFVLGQVAHNLVPRAGEIAGARATKIVDRGSIWMVVYAAFSQGVVSGVWGEVQVWEIVLLVVLAFLLVYVMLGLTKVTANALSFSYRDRVAIQMCGTQKSLAAGLPMASVIFGGASLGILIVPLMIYHLVQLIVCSAKAARYARQE from the coding sequence ATGCCCGTACCTTCCTTCCTCAAAGACCTCCTCGTCCAGGGGATCCTCGTCGCCATCGTGCTGGCGGTGCTGCTGCCCGCCCGCGGCACCTTTGCCGAGGTGTTCGACATCGCCACCAAGGTGGCCATCGCCCTGCTGTTCTTCCTCTACGGCGCGCGCCTGTCCACGCGCGAAGCCCTGCGCGGGCTGACCCACTGGAAGCTGCACCTGGTCATCCTCGGCTTCACCTTCCTCGTCTACCCGCTTATTGGCCTGGCGCTGCGCCCGACGACGGCGTTCATTTCCGACCAGCTCTACCAGGGCATCCTCTACGCCATGCTCGTGCCCTCCACGGTGCAGTCCTCCGTGGCGCTGACGGGCATCGCGCGCGGCAACGTCTCCGGCGCGGTCGTCGCCGCGAGCCTGTCGAGCATGGTGGGCGTCCTTGTCACTCCGCTGCTTGTCATGCTGCTCATGGGCGCGGGGGAGGGCATTCATGTCGACGCCACCGTCTTCCTCAACATCGGGTTGCAGCTGCTACTGCCCTTCGTGCTCGGCCAAGTCGCGCACAACCTCGTCCCGCGGGCCGGAGAGATCGCCGGAGCGAGGGCCACGAAGATCGTCGACCGCGGGTCGATCTGGATGGTTGTCTACGCCGCCTTCTCGCAGGGCGTCGTCTCGGGGGTCTGGGGCGAGGTGCAGGTCTGGGAGATCGTCCTCCTCGTTGTCCTCGCCTTCCTGCTCGTCTACGTCATGCTCGGCCTCACCAAGGTCACCGCGAACGCCCTGAGCTTCTCCTACCGGGACCGCGTGGCCATCCAGATGTGCGGGACGCAGAAGTCGCTGGCCGCCGGCCTGCCGATGGCCAGCGTCATCTTCGGCGGGGCGTCGCTCGGCATCCTCATCGTGCCGCTCATGATCTACCACCTGGTCCAGCTCATCGTCTGCTCGGCGAAGGCGGCGCGCTACGCTCGTCAGGAGTAA
- the trpCF gene encoding bifunctional indole-3-glycerol-phosphate synthase TrpC/phosphoribosylanthranilate isomerase TrpF, translating to MTVPNMPTVLEGIVQARYRHLDEIKRRIAHVDPATLPRSERSLYGNLARPGAQYIMECKAASPSLGVIRAHYEPGEIAATYSRYAAGISVLCEPERFGGDYDHLATVAATTHLPVLCKDFIVDPVQVHAARYFGADAILLMLSVLDDATYGELAGEAKRLGMDVLTEVIDEEEARRAERLGARIVGINHRNLHDLSIDLERSARLAPLVAEGTLVVSESGIRDAETVRRLGGHSDGFLVGSQLTGQPDVDLAARSLVYGANKVCGLTTWSAAQAARAAGAVYGGLVFEESSPRNVSRETSADIVAHEPNLRYVAVSRRTTGWDELVQDGVVAAQVHAPYQGSIEAEVDLVRRVRAEVGEGTEVWRAVSMTEPEGAQVATALLGDVDKLVLDAHDGGSGEAFDWAEVPEEVKDSALLAGGIGPANAETALRVGCAGLDLNSGVEYPGQPGRKDAAAIRAAFQTIRNFHY from the coding sequence ATTACAGTGCCTAACATGCCCACGGTCCTGGAGGGTATCGTCCAGGCGCGTTACCGTCACCTTGACGAAATTAAACGGCGCATTGCCCACGTCGACCCGGCGACGCTGCCGCGCTCCGAGCGCTCCCTGTACGGCAATCTCGCCCGCCCTGGGGCGCAGTACATCATGGAGTGCAAGGCGGCCTCGCCCTCCCTCGGCGTCATCCGCGCGCACTACGAGCCGGGGGAGATCGCCGCGACCTACTCGCGCTACGCCGCAGGCATCTCGGTGCTCTGCGAGCCCGAGCGCTTCGGCGGGGACTACGACCACCTGGCCACCGTCGCCGCCACGACGCACCTGCCCGTGCTGTGCAAGGACTTCATCGTCGACCCGGTGCAGGTCCACGCCGCGCGCTACTTCGGGGCTGACGCCATCCTGCTCATGCTCAGCGTCCTCGATGACGCGACCTACGGCGAGCTCGCGGGCGAGGCGAAGCGCCTGGGCATGGACGTGCTGACGGAAGTGATCGACGAGGAGGAAGCCCGCCGCGCCGAGCGCCTGGGCGCGCGGATCGTGGGCATCAACCACCGAAACCTCCACGACCTCTCCATCGACCTTGAGCGCTCCGCGCGCCTCGCGCCGCTCGTCGCCGAGGGGACGCTGGTGGTCTCGGAGTCCGGGATCCGCGACGCCGAGACCGTGCGCCGCCTCGGTGGGCACTCCGATGGCTTCCTCGTCGGCTCGCAGCTCACGGGCCAGCCCGACGTGGATCTCGCGGCGCGCTCTCTCGTGTACGGCGCCAACAAGGTCTGCGGGTTGACAACCTGGAGTGCCGCCCAGGCCGCCCGCGCCGCCGGCGCCGTGTACGGCGGGCTCGTGTTCGAGGAGTCCTCGCCGCGCAATGTTTCACGTGAAACATCGGCGGACATTGTCGCGCACGAGCCGAACCTGCGCTACGTCGCGGTCTCCCGCCGCACCACCGGGTGGGACGAGCTGGTGCAGGACGGCGTGGTCGCCGCACAGGTCCACGCCCCCTACCAGGGTTCGATCGAGGCGGAGGTCGACCTCGTGCGCCGCGTGCGCGCCGAGGTAGGGGAGGGGACCGAGGTGTGGCGCGCCGTCTCCATGACGGAACCCGAGGGGGCGCAAGTGGCCACGGCGCTGCTTGGCGACGTCGATAAGCTTGTGCTCGACGCGCACGACGGCGGCTCCGGCGAGGCCTTTGACTGGGCCGAGGTGCCCGAGGAGGTCAAGGACTCCGCGCTCCTCGCCGGCGGGATCGGGCCCGCAAACGCCGAGACGGCGCTGCGCGTCGGGTGCGCGGGGCTGGACCTCAATTCCGGCGTGGAGTACCCCGGCCAGCCCGGGCGCAAGGACGCCGCCGCGATCCGCGCGGCCTTTCAGACGATACGAAACTTCCACTACTAA
- a CDS encoding YqgE/AlgH family protein translates to MPEFFYADRLFNALERSEPEAGSLLVAAPGMGSDEFARTVVLVLGHSAAGTLGVVLNRRTDVAVQNVLPEWEALVAAPRALYLGGPVRPQAGVAVGVTKNGVAIEEYSQFTRLANRLVHLDLHAHPLEVGDALEGVRIFVGTAQWEPGQLDGEIERGDWFVAPALPSDVVAPAAADLWGDVMRRQAMPLPLFSTFPADIQDS, encoded by the coding sequence ATGCCTGAGTTCTTCTACGCCGATCGACTGTTCAACGCGCTGGAGCGCAGCGAGCCCGAGGCCGGCTCGCTTCTCGTCGCGGCGCCCGGGATGGGCTCCGATGAGTTCGCGCGCACCGTCGTGCTCGTCCTTGGGCACTCCGCCGCCGGGACGCTGGGGGTGGTGCTCAACCGGCGCACCGACGTGGCGGTGCAGAACGTGCTGCCCGAGTGGGAGGCGCTCGTGGCCGCGCCGCGCGCGCTCTACCTCGGCGGGCCGGTGCGCCCCCAGGCCGGCGTGGCGGTGGGCGTGACCAAAAACGGCGTGGCCATCGAGGAGTACTCGCAGTTCACCCGGCTGGCCAACCGCCTGGTTCACCTGGACCTGCACGCCCACCCGCTCGAGGTGGGCGACGCGCTTGAGGGGGTGCGTATCTTCGTGGGCACCGCGCAGTGGGAGCCGGGGCAGCTCGACGGGGAGATCGAGCGCGGCGATTGGTTCGTCGCCCCCGCGCTGCCCTCGGACGTGGTGGCGCCCGCCGCGGCGGATCTGTGGGGCGACGTGATGCGTCGCCAAGCAATGCCCCTGCCTCTTTTTTCCACGTTTCCCGCCGACATCCAGGACAGCTAG
- a CDS encoding AzlC family ABC transporter permease: MNTSAGASRGGEIRAGVRDAWPVAFGLIPLGLALGLLITQSGFAWWWAPIFSIVIYAGSMEFLALNMILSGVGPLSALVTGFMVNFRHIFYGLTYPRHLISSPLGKAYSTYALIDEAYAIASVRPVRSGTWLLTTQIMCQAIWVASSTLGAVSGRALPEDLEGLGFALTALFVVLAYEAFVSSRDISAVLIAGGIGALCALLTPANVLMVALSAYFVLLLVRFWVPRVDNALRWEVR, from the coding sequence ATGAACACTTCCGCCGGGGCTTCCCGCGGCGGCGAGATCCGCGCCGGCGTTAGGGACGCCTGGCCCGTCGCCTTCGGCCTGATCCCGCTGGGTCTCGCGCTCGGCCTGCTGATCACGCAGTCGGGTTTCGCGTGGTGGTGGGCCCCGATCTTCTCCATCGTCATTTACGCCGGTTCGATGGAGTTTCTCGCGCTCAACATGATCTTGAGCGGCGTCGGCCCCCTGTCAGCGCTGGTGACGGGTTTTATGGTGAACTTCCGCCACATTTTTTACGGCCTGACCTATCCGCGCCACCTGATTTCCTCGCCGCTGGGCAAGGCGTACTCCACCTACGCGCTGATCGACGAAGCCTACGCCATCGCCTCCGTGCGCCCCGTCCGCTCCGGGACGTGGCTTTTGACCACCCAGATCATGTGCCAGGCGATCTGGGTGGCCTCGAGTACCCTCGGCGCGGTCTCGGGGCGCGCCCTGCCGGAGGACCTGGAGGGCCTGGGCTTCGCCCTCACCGCCCTGTTCGTCGTTCTGGCCTACGAGGCGTTTGTGTCCTCACGGGACATCTCCGCGGTGCTGATCGCCGGGGGGATCGGGGCGCTGTGCGCCCTGCTCACCCCCGCCAACGTGCTCATGGTGGCGCTGAGCGCGTACTTCGTGCTCCTGCTCGTGCGCTTCTGGGTGCCGCGCGTGGACAACGCCTTGCGCTGGGAGGTGCGGTAA
- a CDS encoding CCA tRNA nucleotidyltransferase: MFDLPDPADPFAREALLARAQRAVEKLAGVLEPLAARFAEKGESLYLVGGPVRDAMLGRLGNDLDFTTSARPGVIREVLEAWGEKVWDTGIEFGTVSAVLRGQQVEITTFRSDLYDGVTRNPEVTFGDSLEGDLVRRDFACNAMAIELSLDDGTLAPRFHDPVGGIDDVLHRRLDTPQAPEVSFRDDPLRMLRAARFVSQLDFAVADRVREAMEAMAPEIGRITAERVQAELDKLMLGARPWAGMDLLVETGLAEVVLPEVPALRLEMDEHMQHKDVYRHSLTVLRQATELEEEGPDLKLRWAALLHDIGKPDTRAVKEGGGVSFHHHEVVGAKMARKRMRKLKYPKHVVEDVGQLVYLHMRFHGFGEGQWTDSAVRRYVTDAGELLPRLNKLVRADCTTRNPKKARRLQRSYDHLEERIAELAAKEDLARVRPDLDGNEIMEILGLEPGPAVGRAWSHMKELRLERGELDHEEAVAELKKWWEAENA, encoded by the coding sequence GTGTTTGACCTGCCCGATCCGGCTGACCCGTTTGCGCGCGAGGCGTTGCTGGCGCGGGCGCAGCGGGCCGTCGAGAAGCTCGCAGGCGTGCTCGAGCCCCTGGCGGCGCGGTTCGCGGAGAAGGGCGAGTCTCTCTACCTCGTCGGGGGGCCGGTGCGCGACGCGATGCTGGGCCGCCTCGGCAACGACCTCGACTTCACCACCTCCGCCCGGCCCGGGGTGATCCGCGAGGTGCTCGAGGCGTGGGGCGAGAAGGTGTGGGACACCGGCATCGAGTTTGGCACGGTCTCGGCGGTGCTGCGGGGCCAGCAGGTGGAGATCACGACGTTTCGCTCCGACCTGTACGACGGCGTGACCCGCAACCCGGAGGTCACCTTCGGCGACTCGCTCGAAGGCGACCTGGTGCGCCGCGACTTCGCCTGCAACGCGATGGCCATCGAGCTTTCGCTTGACGACGGCACACTGGCGCCGCGCTTCCACGACCCAGTCGGCGGCATCGACGACGTCCTGCACCGCCGCCTGGATACGCCGCAGGCGCCCGAGGTGTCCTTCCGCGACGACCCGCTGCGCATGCTGCGCGCCGCCCGTTTCGTCTCCCAGCTCGATTTCGCGGTGGCCGACCGCGTGCGCGAGGCGATGGAGGCGATGGCGCCCGAGATCGGGCGGATTACCGCCGAGCGCGTCCAGGCGGAACTGGACAAGCTCATGCTGGGCGCGCGCCCCTGGGCGGGCATGGACCTGCTGGTGGAGACGGGCCTCGCCGAGGTCGTGCTGCCCGAGGTACCGGCCCTGCGCCTGGAGATGGATGAGCACATGCAGCACAAGGACGTCTACCGCCACTCGCTGACGGTGCTGCGCCAGGCCACCGAGCTCGAGGAGGAGGGCCCCGACCTGAAGCTGCGGTGGGCGGCGCTCTTGCACGACATCGGCAAGCCCGACACCCGCGCGGTGAAGGAAGGAGGCGGGGTGAGCTTCCACCACCACGAGGTCGTGGGCGCCAAGATGGCGCGCAAGCGGATGCGCAAGCTGAAGTACCCCAAGCACGTCGTGGAGGACGTGGGCCAGCTGGTGTATCTGCACATGCGCTTCCACGGCTTCGGCGAGGGCCAGTGGACGGACTCGGCGGTGCGCCGCTACGTCACCGACGCCGGCGAGCTGCTGCCGCGGCTGAACAAGCTGGTGCGCGCGGACTGCACCACGCGAAACCCGAAGAAGGCGCGCCGCCTCCAGCGCTCCTACGACCACCTCGAGGAGCGCATCGCGGAGCTCGCCGCCAAGGAGGATCTCGCGCGGGTGCGCCCCGACCTCGACGGCAACGAGATCATGGAGATCCTCGGGCTGGAGCCGGGGCCTGCGGTGGGCCGGGCCTGGTCGCACATGAAGGAGCTGCGCCTCGAGCGCGGCGAGCTGGACCACGAGGAGGCCGTGGCCGAGCTGAAGAAGTGGTGGGAGGCCGAAAATGCCTGA
- a CDS encoding NUDIX hydrolase, which yields MSETTRPSSGDSGSPKGEGPRRRGRRRRGSRPAGKAQSGKAQSGKAQSGKAQSGKAQSGRSQAGKNARKGKRKRSDSPRGRSPRSVQRRPQRADSAMETRDETSAGGLVVSGMAEAVGPGGKVDLSRIYVALIGRLDKRGRLLWSMPKGHVEAGEHQWTTAEREVWEETGISGEAFETLGVIDYWFVSEGVRIHKTVHHNLLRYVDGVLNDEDPEVTEVAWVPMSGLIEHLAYADERKLARIAHDRMPALARKEAKAGRATPR from the coding sequence ATGAGTGAGACAACGAGGCCCAGCTCGGGCGACTCCGGCAGCCCGAAGGGCGAGGGTCCCCGCAGGCGCGGACGGCGCCGCCGCGGGTCTCGTCCTGCCGGAAAAGCCCAATCCGGAAAGGCACAGTCCGGAAAGGCACAGTCTGGGAAGGCACAGTCTGGGAAGGCACAGTCCGGAAGGTCACAGGCCGGGAAAAACGCCAGGAAAGGGAAGAGGAAAAGGAGCGACTCGCCCCGCGGGCGCTCCCCGCGCTCCGTGCAGCGTCGGCCCCAGCGCGCGGACTCCGCGATGGAAACGCGCGACGAGACGTCGGCAGGCGGGCTCGTTGTCTCCGGCATGGCCGAAGCGGTCGGGCCCGGCGGGAAGGTCGACCTCTCGCGCATCTACGTCGCGCTGATCGGCCGGCTGGACAAGCGCGGGCGCCTGCTGTGGTCCATGCCGAAGGGCCACGTCGAGGCGGGGGAGCACCAGTGGACCACCGCCGAGCGGGAGGTATGGGAGGAAACCGGGATCTCCGGGGAGGCCTTCGAAACCCTCGGCGTGATCGACTACTGGTTCGTCTCCGAGGGGGTGCGCATCCACAAGACGGTGCACCACAACCTGCTGCGCTACGTCGACGGGGTGCTCAACGACGAAGACCCGGAGGTCACCGAGGTGGCCTGGGTGCCGATGAGCGGGCTCATCGAGCACCTCGCGTACGCCGACGAGCGCAAGCTCGCCCGCATCGCGCACGACCGCATGCCCGCGCTGGCCAGAAAGGAAGCCAAAGCCGGAAGGGCGACCCCCCGATGA
- the trpB gene encoding tryptophan synthase subunit beta → MTDNAHGGRTILPAYYGEFGGQYVPESLLPALDQLERAFVEAWEDPAFMAEYRGLLRDYLGRPTPLTECRNLPRGDSPARIFLKREDLVHGGAHKTNQVIGQALLAKQMGKKRIIAETGAGQHGTATALACALLGLECVIYMGIKDMARQEPNVFRMRLMGAEVVGVDSGSGTLKDAVNEALRDWTATFHESHYLLGTAAGPHPFPVIVKEFHRVISTEARAQLLERTGTLPDAVVACVGGGSNAIGMFADFIDDEGVELIGTEPGGEGVGVGRHGAAIAAGTVGILHGTRSYLMRDADGQVEESYSISAGLDYPAVGPEHAHLASTGRAQYVPVTDEDALRAFQLLSTYEGIIPALESSHALAYALARAERATEPETILVSLSGRGDKDVEHVRATLDEHPDWIIDTATARERKD, encoded by the coding sequence ATGACTGATAACGCGCACGGCGGGCGGACCATCTTGCCCGCGTACTACGGCGAATTCGGCGGGCAGTACGTCCCCGAGTCGCTCCTTCCCGCCCTCGACCAGCTGGAGCGGGCATTCGTCGAGGCGTGGGAGGACCCCGCCTTCATGGCGGAGTACCGCGGGCTGCTGCGTGACTACCTCGGCCGGCCGACGCCGCTCACCGAGTGCCGCAACCTGCCGCGCGGCGACAGCCCCGCCCGGATCTTCCTCAAGCGCGAGGACCTCGTCCACGGCGGTGCCCACAAGACGAACCAGGTGATCGGGCAGGCGTTGCTGGCGAAGCAGATGGGCAAGAAGCGGATCATCGCCGAGACAGGCGCCGGCCAACACGGCACCGCGACCGCGCTGGCCTGCGCGCTGCTCGGGCTGGAGTGCGTGATCTACATGGGCATCAAAGACATGGCGCGGCAGGAGCCCAACGTCTTCCGCATGCGCCTCATGGGCGCCGAGGTCGTGGGGGTCGACTCAGGCTCGGGCACTCTGAAGGACGCCGTCAACGAGGCGCTGCGCGACTGGACGGCCACCTTCCACGAGTCCCACTACCTCCTGGGCACGGCGGCCGGGCCGCACCCCTTCCCGGTGATAGTCAAGGAGTTCCACCGGGTGATCTCCACCGAGGCGCGCGCACAGCTCCTCGAGCGCACCGGCACTCTGCCCGACGCCGTCGTGGCCTGCGTCGGTGGCGGCTCCAACGCGATCGGGATGTTCGCGGACTTCATTGACGATGAAGGCGTCGAGCTCATCGGCACCGAGCCCGGGGGAGAGGGCGTGGGCGTGGGCAGGCACGGGGCCGCCATCGCCGCGGGCACCGTCGGCATCCTCCACGGCACGCGTTCCTACCTCATGCGCGACGCCGATGGGCAGGTGGAGGAGTCCTATTCCATCTCCGCCGGGCTGGATTACCCGGCGGTGGGCCCCGAGCACGCCCACCTCGCCTCGACCGGGCGCGCGCAGTACGTGCCGGTGACCGACGAGGACGCGCTGCGGGCCTTCCAGCTGCTCTCCACCTACGAGGGCATCATCCCCGCGCTCGAGTCCTCGCACGCCCTGGCCTACGCTCTCGCGCGCGCCGAGCGGGCCACCGAGCCGGAAACCATCCTGGTCTCCCTTTCGGGGCGCGGCGACAAGGACGTCGAGCACGTGCGCGCCACACTCGACGAGCACCCCGACTGGATCATCGACACCGCCACCGCACGCGAGAGGAAGGACTAG
- the trpA gene encoding tryptophan synthase subunit alpha: MSRYKETFAALKDKGEGAFVPFLMLGDPNPDDALEVVRAVVEAGADALELGVPFSDPVADGPSIQKAHIRALESGCTVDAALEQVRAIRAEFPDLPIGMLIYANVAYVRGLDSFYREFAEAGADSILLPDVPVREGGPFSAAAGKHGIDPIYIAPAKASAATLEGVAARSRGYIYAISRDGVTGTERASSVEGLREVVDNVARYGGAPVLLGFGISRPEHVRAAIQAGAAGAITGSAIASIIERHTSEGADMEALKEALRTFVSEMKNATR; this comes from the coding sequence ATGTCGCGCTACAAGGAAACATTCGCCGCGCTCAAAGACAAGGGGGAGGGCGCCTTCGTGCCCTTCCTCATGCTCGGCGACCCGAACCCGGACGACGCCCTCGAAGTCGTCCGCGCCGTCGTGGAGGCGGGCGCCGACGCCCTCGAGCTCGGCGTGCCCTTCTCGGACCCCGTCGCGGACGGCCCCAGCATCCAGAAGGCGCACATCCGCGCCCTCGAGAGCGGCTGCACCGTCGACGCGGCCCTTGAGCAGGTGCGCGCCATCCGCGCGGAGTTCCCCGACCTGCCCATCGGCATGCTCATCTACGCCAACGTGGCCTACGTGCGCGGCCTCGACTCCTTCTACCGCGAGTTCGCAGAGGCCGGGGCGGACAGCATTCTGCTTCCCGACGTCCCCGTGCGCGAGGGCGGGCCCTTCAGCGCCGCGGCCGGAAAACACGGCATCGACCCCATCTACATCGCCCCGGCCAAAGCCTCCGCAGCCACGCTCGAGGGGGTGGCGGCGCGCTCGCGCGGCTACATCTACGCCATCTCCCGCGACGGCGTGACCGGCACCGAGCGCGCCTCTTCCGTCGAGGGGCTGCGCGAGGTGGTCGACAACGTGGCGCGCTACGGCGGCGCGCCGGTGCTGCTCGGCTTCGGCATTTCCCGGCCGGAGCACGTGCGGGCGGCGATCCAGGCGGGCGCGGCCGGCGCGATCACGGGCTCGGCGATCGCCTCCATCATCGAGCGCCACACATCCGAGGGCGCGGACATGGAGGCGCTGAAAGAGGCGTTGCGCACATTTGTCTCCGAGATGAAGAACGCCACCCGCTAG
- a CDS encoding Rieske (2Fe-2S) protein, with protein sequence MTCSRRLFLIGTASTFAGAFLAACGRDPSEEVAKTEVPVGSAVILDRVIIAQPNEGEFIAYSASCPHQFQKITQVQGDTVRCTAHGSIFSIADGEVLGGPAMRGMREISLREEGERLVATDTEA encoded by the coding sequence ATGACCTGCTCACGTCGTCTTTTCCTCATCGGTACCGCTTCCACCTTCGCAGGCGCCTTCCTCGCGGCCTGCGGGAGAGACCCCTCGGAGGAGGTGGCCAAGACGGAGGTCCCCGTCGGCAGCGCAGTCATCCTCGACCGCGTGATCATCGCGCAGCCGAACGAGGGCGAGTTCATCGCCTACTCCGCCAGCTGCCCCCACCAGTTCCAGAAGATTACCCAGGTGCAGGGCGACACGGTGCGCTGCACGGCCCACGGCTCGATCTTCAGCATCGCCGACGGCGAGGTCCTCGGCGGGCCCGCGATGCGGGGGATGCGCGAGATCAGCCTGCGCGAGGAGGGCGAGCGCCTCGTGGCCACAGACACGGAGGCGTAG